The nucleotide window CGATTCTTATCATGCGTGTATCTGTCTAAAGAATCGTGTTGACttaaattagataattttatagaaTAAAGTTGGGATGTTGAATTGTTCGTGTTTCtgtaaacattaatttgtaaGTATAGGAATCTGTGTTTCGTTTATTGTATAAAGTTCATACTGTAAAACGTTCAAGGacgaataaaatgtatgtaaatacagaCGCCAGCACATCGAGCTACTTACTATGTACAATCTGGTTTTCAAATTCATAATAGGTTTTTCTGCACTTTGTAAAATATACAAGATTTTACAGACTAGAGTAGCTTGAAGTGCTGGCATCTGTTGCGGGCTGTTGGCTGCTGGCGTTAGTCATGAAGGAAATTAAAATAGCCCCTAAATGTAGATATTAGGTATTTGTCTGAGAAGAACTTCTTCATTTACCACAATACGATATCAAttactaaacaaatataaaatcaacAACATCTGAAACTTTATGACAAATACAGTATTGTACAGCCACACAAATATCTCTGACCAGAAATGACttgtcataatattagtaatatgtTTTCAAgccaaaaaatacattatgacGGCTCCCCATAAAACCACCCTTCACCGCTTCCTAACATTATGGCTGATCCCAAAAAACTCACAACTTGTAGGTAGTCATAAAACGCAAAATGAGGTGCGTTTTCCTTAATTTACCCTCACAGCTTTTAGTGAATGACTGgctgttacattttttttactttctttccTTCAGACCTCATATGGCATCTCCCTTGAAAAACCGACATTAAATAACCCATCAAAACTCGAAAATCAACACCTTTCAACGTCAAAAATAACAGACACATTTACAAAGTCACGAAATCCCGTTGTCAGAATTGAGGTAGTAGAAATAATGTCTGGAATACACAAGCCAAATTTTTTCAAGCTATCATTTAACTACAggtatattatcatcatcatcatcagcattttttcGTCCCATTGCTGGtcacaagcctcctctcacacggagaaggattgagcgttaatcaccacgcttgctcaatgctggTTGGTaatcttgatatgacttttcatttaaaaataaagtgcgTCTTCTAATCAATGTAATAACAATTACTCAATcaaatgaatcattattttaagctgaTAAAAATTTTTATCAATGATTGTTTACTTTTAGGTAGCGCGCACTCAAATGAAGTACTAATTTGTTACCTTTCTGTTACCTTCTTACTACCTACTACTAGTTTGAAACCTGGCTTGAAAAATTTGCCTCGTGTGTCCCGGGTCTAAGATTTCAATATGAAAGGCCCTATTTCCCTGAGGCGAGTTGATCCTCAAATGTTTTCGGGAGAAATTAATTTGATCCCATACAGAGTAAGGTCACGTCAGCCTGTCAAAATTGATGGACCGACTAACTTTGAAATTAGAATTAAGTAGGTAGATTTGTGTAAGTTTAATTGAGTCTTCgttttgtatgttattattaGTTGGGTGAGGTTTTGGTAGAAGTAGCTGTTTCGCTGGATCAAAAGGGAAGTAAGGTTCTTCCTGAATTGGGATAACAATAAGgctctattttattttgatgtacaGGCTATTCAATTGTTAAGTTTAATAAAGTATCtgtttttgcttgaaagagtaacaaaaccAAACAACCATGTTTATACCAGAAACCTACATAATACCTACCATCCACACAACCAAACTTTCACGTTTGGTCACTCAACTTCTTACAGTAACGGAACTAGCTAACATTCAAACACCATACGTAAGTAGACACTAAAATCAACTCAGACactcaaaaaaacatttctcaaaactctaaaaatattttcaaaaaaagagcTTTAACTGTAATTCAAGAGGCACGAGGAAGATCAAGTGTTCATCTGAAGTTATCACAATCAGTGGCTCTCGTTATCAGACTCGCGGTTGGCCGACCTCCAATTTTGCGGAGAGCTTGTGCCTGACGGCGCATAAGGAAATTCGTTTTAAATATCTGATATACGGACTTTTTTGTTGTGGGATTAGTTGGGTAGTTGTTTAAGTCATGTGGCTAGGCGTTTgaatatgttggggtcagcttgtCTTACGGGATGAAGCTGACTtacaagtgttttacaaagtgtgactgcctatctgaccttgtCAATCCAACCAacccttggtaaaactgatTGTCAGATTATGGAATTGTCCTTTATAcgaaaactagcttttgcccgcgacttcgttcgcgtggaatagtgacttgcggcagatttatggtttgaccaatagatggcggtatatgtccggaataaattttatttttatttttgtatttctttgtaataaaaactatcctatgtcctttctcaagttccagactatgtctgtactaaatttcacacaaatcagtccattagtttaggcgtgaagaaaagacagacagacagaaagacagacagacagagttactttcacatttataatattagttaggattaggataTAGTTAACTCTGTAAAATTGTGATTTACTACTTAGGACATAAAACGGACTTTTATGGTACCAACAAATAAGACGCATAATATCTTTTGATTATAGTAATATGTGACTATACGTAGATATCTACAGTAGTAGGTCTGTACAGGTTATCAGAAATTAATCATTCTTTTACATCAACGTCACACTGCAATCTAGAGAAATGCATCGGAAATACCAAACATggacaaaaaaatacagccagtaaaataaataagtaaaaacaattttattaaatacctcaCACAACCACATACAGAACACACCATAATAAAACAAGCACACAACAAAAACTAGATGAATCACTATTTCCAGATTTCAGAAACCAGTCCTATCCGCTGTTCGACATTGGAGATCAAATTTTGACATCTGCTTCATATGAAAATTTCAATCCCTAATCGGCAAACAAGAcatggatcggttattgaaacCCAACATTCACAGATCCTTTGCCCGATATTTGTCAtacaaatattcccagtactgtAACGTGGGCGTCCAGAGTGTCGCTGGAGCGATGGCTAGGGGCTCATTAATCTCCAATCTAGTTGGAGAGGTCAAGGATGTGGGAGGCCACTTGAACTCGCTGCCTTGTGGAGTAGGCGTCCTGTAACAAACAGCTTGTTATGTGGATGATATTTGATACTAAGATACGATATAGGGGCTAGTTTTTGTAGtgggaaaaaagtttttatagcagattttgtagctaaaataaatattttttcagaaaacgAAATGTTTCCCATGGCACCATCGGCAAATTGAATGCACGTGCAGCTGAGTAAAAAATttgcagccttacttataaacgtgaattaaatataagtaatacttaagggctgtttaagcaaattcttacttataaacgttgcttaagcatgtcttaagtagcatttagttaaaatgttgcttagaacgtgattagagattttataagtaagggggaaAGTCTGTGTCCTGTTATCCCTTATGCAAAGTTTAAACTACCTCTGTACAAAATTCTACTCAATCGAATTTAGGAATAGGTATCATAATTCGGTTAATTGTTATTAGTCCAAGAACTATTTAAGTGGAGTGAAACAAGTTTACATACCCATATTTAGCAAAATTAGTCCACAACGTTGTCATAGTTTCAATCATTTTGTcttcaaacattttcaaaaacgGGAACAAGCTAAAGAGATAGAACAACTCGTCAGCATGAGTAGCGCCAGGAGCTCTCGAAAATTTCCGTCCAGCCATGATTTTCTTCGGAATATTTCTCCGACCATCATACTTAAATAGGTAATTGTAAACTGGTTTGTCACTACTCTTTAATATAAGTCCTGTTTCAATATGTCCTGGTATATTAATATACGGCTCACCATGTAATTTCGATAGTTTTCCTAATGTCTCCCAGGATATTTCGTCATCTCCCATATGAAGCTTCTTAAGAGTCTCAGCTTCTTTTTTCCGTACAGCATCCGATGGGAATTTTAAGTCAAATAACTCCAATGTCACCTCGaagtcaatatttttcaaagtctCATCAGTCTCTCTAACAGCGAACATGTATCCTTCTTCGCTGTTAGAACCTATAATAACAGGCACTTTGTTGAATTTTCCTTTACTTAGAATATTATAAGGAGTATCGGTTATGAATGGTTCAACACCATCTATTGGCCGTTCTACGCACGGCACAAATGGCAAATGTGCAAACATGAGCCGTCCCTTCGTTCTCGGTATATCTGCAGCAATTAAATCATTGATAGCTGTGTTcttaaaaattttatataattcgTGAGGGTCTTCAGTATTATGTCCTAAAACTTTTCCCACAGCACTGGCGAGTTTTAACGGAAATCTCTGTCTAGTCCACGTTCCTAGGGACGATCCACTTTGTACGATAGCTCTATGGAACAGTCCTTTAGACATCGGTGACAGCAGATGGTAAGAAACCGAAGCACCGCCAGCACTTTCACCAAACAGTGTAACATCATCAGGGTTTCCACCGAACGCTCGAATATTTTTCTGGACCCATTTAAGTGCAGCTACTTGGTCCTTTAATCCAGCATTTCCTGGTGCTTCCTTGATACCCAGACATGCGAAGCCGCCGATGGCTAATCTGTAGTTAATTGTGACGAGAACTACGCCTTTAGCGACTAAATAATCGGGGCCGTAAAGGAGAGCTGACCCTGATCCTTCCTTGAAGCCCCCACCATGTACAAATACCATGACTGGTAGGGGGGCGCCATCCCAGGCGTCATTTGGGGTATACACATTCAGAACAAGACAGTCCTCTGGTCCTACCACTAGCGATAGATAATTATTGTACACTTGTGGACATCTTATATTTTCTCGAGTGGCTTCGAAGACACCCTCCCATTTTGGTGCGGGACCAGGAGCCTGAAACAATTATTTCAGAgtttcaatttgtgttttgCTAACGCATTCACAGTAGGCCAGCCGTTTGTAACCTTCACTTTGAGGAAATCATTTATGGTAATTATTACAAGTACTAGCCACTAATTACATAAACATCATCATAGTAAATAAGTTAAGTAGGTTTTTTTCCTCCTTTTGCCAAGATCCGGTCAGTGATTTTCTATTAACTAGAATGAAAAATGGACTCAAATACATACAGCACAAATCAAAGTCTGGACGACCAAGTTACTAAGCAAGCATGCACCTTAAATCTGTACTTGAATTCAGAACTGGCGTAAGGTATGCCGAAATACCGTTGATGGGTGCCATCCGGGGAGTACTGTCCTCGAAGTAGCGATCCGTCCTGCAACTGACGAATTGGTGTCGGTTGTCGCACAAATCGGGCCGCCCAAAGAGACCACAGCACTAACCACTTGGGACTAACGAACATCACTATAAACAGGTCTTATTCACTATAGTTTCAATATAAAACTGATGTAAACACTAATAAATAATGTGGTTGTAAACTGTTGTATCATAGATTGTGATACGCTGGTTACCTTGAATTGAGGTATCTTATCGACCTTTGATACTGGTCGGTGTTTTAGATGAGAATTGTAATTGTGCCTTTTTATTTAGGTTCCGTATTTTATGTCAGAAATATAGGCCTTAATCGAGGTGTAAAAAATGGGTATTAAGTGATTTTGCTGATTTCAaggacaatttaa belongs to Helicoverpa armigera isolate CAAS_96S chromosome 6, ASM3070526v1, whole genome shotgun sequence and includes:
- the LOC110374005 gene encoding esterase FE4, which encodes MFVSPKWLVLWSLWAARFVRQPTPIRQLQDGSLLRGQYSPDGTHQRYFGIPYASSEFKYRFKAPGPAPKWEGVFEATRENIRCPQVYNNYLSLVVGPEDCLVLNVYTPNDAWDGAPLPVMVFVHGGGFKEGSGSALLYGPDYLVAKGVVLVTINYRLAIGGFACLGIKEAPGNAGLKDQVAALKWVQKNIRAFGGNPDDVTLFGESAGGASVSYHLLSPMSKGLFHRAIVQSGSSLGTWTRQRFPLKLASAVGKVLGHNTEDPHELYKIFKNTAINDLIAADIPRTKGRLMFAHLPFVPCVERPIDGVEPFITDTPYNILSKGKFNKVPVIIGSNSEEGYMFAVRETDETLKNIDFEVTLELFDLKFPSDAVRKKEAETLKKLHMGDDEISWETLGKLSKLHGEPYINIPGHIETGLILKSSDKPVYNYLFKYDGRRNIPKKIMAGRKFSRAPGATHADELFYLFSLFPFLKMFEDKMIETMTTLWTNFAKYGTPTPQGSEFKWPPTSLTSPTRLEINEPLAIAPATLWTPTLQYWEYLYDKYRAKDL